The proteins below are encoded in one region of Fulvia fulva chromosome 9, complete sequence:
- a CDS encoding putative 1-alkyl-2-acetylglycerophosphocholine esterase: MLTLAVACLIVLCAWYEYVAGAYSQVPLPTEPLPFRTTTFDHFELVDTRRVDPYFGGPRKLMLSLFYPCSGNHSIACDLVIRRYLPRTTAEHLDPLLRSLDILDMLDVWDLEFVEACLEPPEHDMRANYPIVLFSHGLNSSRLLSSDQAQRLAMKGFAVITIDHPGTARVVTWLNGSTSLSADFGTNTMVDQAVRVRSEDISFVLDQLEDIDSDLNALFPYRIPGDPSKTSPNGSSVALLGHSLGGATGLRNAFDDGRLAGIANLDGYPFGFNTTGTTLPFEPVFSLPSSVSKVPTLLFNVPQQIRSTAFTELYHRLPVGKRLQLSLRGAGHWTFTDLPFIIARRNGSDKLPGRLGPGAEENLGTINGIVAMNATVYHLAAFFDVVLKGKKWSSLLAPDATYPEVSVARPRPGE; encoded by the exons ATGCTTACTCTCGCAGTCGCCTGCCTCATCGTGCTCTGCGCCTGGTACGAATATGTTGCCGGCGCTTACTCACAAGTACCTTTGCCAACAGAGCCTCTGCCATTCCGAACCACGACCTTCGATCACTTCGAGCTGGTCGACACCCGCAGAGTTGACCCCTACTTCGGTGGACCACGAAAACTTATGCTGAGCCTCTTCTACCCATGTTCGGGCAATCATTCCATTGCTTGCGACCTTGTCATCAGGAGGTACCTTCCTAGAACCACCGCGGAGCATCTAGACCCTTTGCTTCGATCCTTGGATATCCTTGATATGTTGGACGTCTGGGATCTCGAATTTGTTGAGGCTTGTCTCGAACCACCGGAACACGATATGAGGGCGAACTACCCAATTGTCCTTTTTTCTCACGGACTCAACTCCTCTCGACTTTTGTCCAGTGATCAGGCCCAAAGGCTGGCTATGAAGGGGTTTGCCGTCATT ACGATCGATCATCCCGGCACTGCCAGGGTCGTGACCTGGCTGAATGGTTCGACTAGTCTATCTGCGGACTTCGGCACGAATACGATGGTCGATCAAGCAGTACGAGTACGGTCTGAAGACATATCATTCGTCCTGGATCAGCTCGAAGATATCGACAGTGACCTGAATGCTTTGTTTCCGTACCGCATACCGGGCGACCCAAGCAAGACTAGCCCCAATGGCTCCTCGGTAGCTCTGCTTGGACACTCCCTGGGCGGTGCGACTGGATTACGGAATGCATTCGACGATGGCCGGCTCGCAGGCATAGCTAATCTTGATGGCTATCCTTTCGGATTCAATACCACCGGAACCACGCTTCCATTTGAGCCTGTGTTCAGCCTTCCATCTTCGGTTTCAAAGGTGCCGACACTGCTCTTCAACGTTCCACAGCAGATACGATCTACAGCGTTCACCGAGCTGTATCATAGACTGCCGGTAGGGAAACGTCTTCAGCTGAGCCTTCGCGGTGCTGGACACTGGACATTCACAGATCTACCATTTATCATAGCGCGACGCAATGGATCAGACAAACTACCTGGCAGGCTTGGACCAGGTGCCGAAGAGAACTTAG GTACGATCAACGGCATTGTGGCGATGAATGCAACTGTTTACCATCTCGCGGCCTTCTTTGACGTGGTCCTGAAGGGTAAAAAGTGGTCCAGTCTCCTCGCACCAGACGCGACATATCCTGAAGTGAGCGTTGCTAGACCTCGTCCTGGAGAGTAA
- a CDS encoding Ubiquitin carboxyl-terminal hydrolase 14 has product MASCPHVAKADIHPPKPTDNVYREDCTICFDSSEDPAGLDVCLHCYNGGCAGDRHHSKLHAQHSNHPLAVNIKRTRKRKQRDENEPPGKISKLEIKAELDEDRYDTATDIKCLECGVDGLANDGKVGDVVKSVLKASTFAQQEEVKAWELELQPCEHTYLLDQEPAREIPSGDLGKCVHCDLKENLWLCLTCGSLGCGRRQYDGSGGNNHQVEHTKSTGHPVAVKLGSITAEGTADIWCYACDDEKKDPKLVDHLLHWGINIGDRVKTEKSQRELELEQNLKLDFSMTDAEGRQLKPLFGPELTGLKNLGNTCYLASVVQSLFSMPEFQDRYNRPNAAIPPISRPAEDIEIQLRKIADGLLSGRYSKPDSDVVPQTSDEKAYQRGLAPAMLKHLVGKGHAEFSTMRQQDAFELLLHVLKLVSRSQQSAAGLYDEVFDPVDSFRFYMEQKLQCLSCKKVRFRQDEMENISVAVPIKRLPKDPNAMDTNGDKDEKKEEFEPVTLKQCLDDFTAPEVVELTCSGCGNKGFTKQSLFKTFPQTLAVNARRFEIVNWVPTKQDVPVIVGDEEFDMEAYRSKGKQPGEEELSDDQDAGAGAAASNKFVPNETALEMLLGMGFPRVRCEKALNATGNSDAEVAAGWLFEHMDDPDIDTPLEAPAPAAGGRAVDPEKIEGLGNMGFSAPQARQALKETDGDMERAVDWLFSHPEAVGDFGDDAAPDGGAEAAAAVETVAEDTKPAKFALTSIVCHKGSSIHAGHYVAFIKKQEGWVLFNDEKVALGGDVDEMKKFAYIYFFRRAV; this is encoded by the coding sequence ATGGCGTCCTGCCCGCACGTGGCAAAGGCCGACATCCATCCTCCCAAGCCAACAGACAACGTCTACCGCGAAGACTGCACCATCTGCTTCGACAGCAGCGAGGATCCAGCTGGCCTCGATGTCTGCTTGCATTGCTACAACGGCGGTTGTGCGGGCGACAGACACCACAGCAAGCTCCACGCCCAGCACTCCAACCACCCTCTCGCAGTAAACATCAAGCGGACACGAAAGCGCAAACAGCGGGACGAGAACGAGCCGCCGGGCAAGATCAGCAAGCTTGAGATCAAAGCTGAGCTGGACGAGGACCGCTACGACACTGCAACAGACATCAAGTGCCTCGAGTGCGGCGTTGATGGCCTGGCAAACGACGGCAAAGTGGGCGATGTGGTCAAGAGTGTTTTGAAGGCGAGCACCTTCGCACAGCAAGAGGAAGTCAAGGCGTGGGAGCTGGAACTACAGCCATGCGAGCACACATACCTACTCGACCAAGAGCCAGCACGCGAGATACCAAGCGGTGACCTGGGCAAATGCGTCCACTGCGATCTGAAGGAGAACCTGTGGCTTTGCTTGACCTGTGGCAGTCTGGGTTGTGGTAGAAGACAGTATGACGGGTCAGGAGGGAACAATCACCAGGTTGAACACACCAAGAGTACTGGTCATCCTGTGGCAGTCAAGCTCGGCTCGATCACTGCTGAAGGCACTGCCGACATTTGGTGCTACGCCTGCGACGACgagaagaaggacccaaaGCTGGTAGATCACCTACTACACTGGGGCATCAACATTGGAGATCGCGTCAAGACAGAGAAGAGTCAGAGGGAGTTGGAGCTGGAACAGAACCTCAAGCTGGACTTCTCCATGACCGATGCAGAAGGCCGACAGCTGAAGCCTCTTTTTGGTCCAGAACTGACAGGCTTGAAGAACCTTGGCAACACCTGCTACCTGGCATCCGTCGTTCAGTCGCTTTTCTCGATGCCGGAATTCCAGGACCGCTACAACCGCCCGAATGCAGCTATACCGCCAATAAGCAGACCAGCCGAAGACATCGAGATCCAGCTTCGGAAGATTGCCGATGGTCTCCTTTCGGGCAGATATAGCAAGCCGGACTCAGATGTTGTACCACAAACCTCGGACGAAAAAGCGTACCAGAGGGGCCTGGCACCCGCCATGCTGAAGCACTTGGTAGGCAAGGGTCATGCAGAGTTCAGCACAATGCGTCAGCAAGATGCCTTCGAGCTCCTCCTTCACGTGCTAAAACTCGTGTCGCGGTCGCAGCAAAGCGCTGCTGGTCTGTACGATGAGGTGTTTGACCCGGTCGATTCATTCCGTTTCTACATGGAGCAGAAGTTGCAGTGCTTGTCCTGCAAGAAGGTTCGTTTCAGGCAAGATGAGATGGAGAACATTTCGGTGGCTGTGCCGATCAAGAGACTACCCAAGGATCCCAACGCCATGGATACAAACGGCGACAAGGATGAGAAGAAAGAAGAGTTCGAGCCAGTCACGCTCAAGCAGTGCCTGGACGACTTCACTGCTCCCGAAGTGGTCGAGCTCACCTGCTCGGGCTGTGGTAACAAGGGCTTCACCAAGCAGTCGCTATTCAAGACATTTCCTCAAACCCTCGCTGTCAACGCTCGTCGCTTCGAAATAGTCAACTGGGTCCCCACCAAGCAGGATGTGCCAGTCATCGTTGGAGATGAGGAGTTCGACATGGAAGCATATCGCAGCAAGGGTAAGCAGCCAGGTGAAGAAGAGCTGTCCGATGACCAAGATGCCGGGGCTGGAGCTGCTGCATCGAATAAGTTCGTACCGAACGAGACTGCTCTTGAGATGCTCTTGGGTATGGGCTTCCCTCGCGTGCGATGCGAGAAGGCGCTTAATGCTACGGGCAACTCCGATGCGGAGGTTGCCGCTGGGTGGTTGTTCGAGCACATGGATGACCCAGACATCGATACCCCGCTCGAAGCACCAGCTCCTGCAGCTGGTGGCCGCGCTGTTGACCCTGAGAAGATCGAGGGTCTTGGCAACATGGGCTTTTCCGCACCTCAAGCTCGGCAGGCACTGAAGGAGACCGATGGCGACATGGAACGCGCTGTTGACTGGTTGTTCAGTCACCCCGAAGCTGTGGGTGACTTTGGTGACGACGCTGCTCCTGACGGCGGCGCAGAAGCAGCTGCCGCGGTGGAGACGGTTGCTGAAGACACCAAGCCGGCCAAGTTTGCCCTAACCAGCATTGTCTGCCATAAAGGCAGTAGTATTCACGCTGGTCACTACGTCGCTTTCATAAAGAAGCAAGAAGGTTGGGTCCTTTTCAACGACGAAAAGGTGGCTCTTGGCGGTGATGTGGATGAAATGAAGAAGTTCGCCTACATCTACTTCTTCAGGCGCGCCGTGTAA